In the genome of Microbacterium saperdae, one region contains:
- a CDS encoding alpha/beta hydrolase produces the protein MTPETKASIAREKRRAQVLKFPGVKTVLRPLSDGGSFELAYARTGPEAGIPVLVFPGGPGLASVLPYQRLRAKAAKLGLHLVMMEHRGIGLSRTTPDGADLPREAITVTDVLDDAAAILDAEGIDQVVVYGTSYGSYLAQGFGVRHPSRVSGMVLDSAMLGADFGASSTDSLRELFWTGTPATQRQADAVRGLVDTGRIRQEDAGFLLQFLYEFGGLAFIDRTIDLLERGKGRRFWEWARRLGDRELMEPTPFVMEFDLVGEIAFRELAYAPSSDGGPLETGKSFTDIAPQFSAFQGEPFDLPTQVRAFAWPTVVISGDRDIRTPRATAEKVVAQIPGAVLLPVRDHGHSALDTHPSLALDVMHAMTQNISANTEVTRAMLPADPHGVRGLMQRIVSARLAFARIVPNPLS, from the coding sequence ATGACCCCCGAGACGAAGGCTTCGATAGCGCGGGAGAAGCGGCGTGCACAGGTCCTGAAATTCCCCGGGGTCAAGACCGTGCTCCGCCCCCTTTCGGATGGCGGATCGTTCGAGCTCGCGTATGCGCGCACCGGCCCCGAGGCAGGGATACCGGTGCTGGTCTTCCCCGGCGGGCCGGGGCTGGCGTCGGTGCTGCCGTATCAGCGGCTCCGGGCGAAGGCGGCGAAGCTCGGCCTGCACCTGGTGATGATGGAGCACCGCGGCATCGGCCTGTCCCGCACGACACCGGACGGCGCGGATCTGCCGAGGGAGGCGATCACGGTCACCGACGTCCTCGACGACGCAGCCGCGATCCTGGACGCCGAAGGCATCGACCAGGTCGTCGTCTACGGCACCTCCTATGGCAGCTACCTCGCTCAGGGGTTCGGAGTCAGGCATCCGAGCCGGGTGTCGGGGATGGTGCTGGACTCGGCGATGCTCGGCGCAGACTTCGGCGCGTCGTCGACCGACTCCCTCCGCGAACTGTTCTGGACGGGCACCCCGGCTACCCAGCGACAGGCCGACGCGGTGCGTGGCCTGGTGGATACGGGCCGGATCCGGCAGGAAGACGCAGGATTCCTGCTGCAGTTCCTGTACGAGTTCGGCGGGCTCGCGTTCATCGACCGCACCATCGACCTTCTCGAAAGAGGAAAGGGACGCAGATTCTGGGAATGGGCGAGGCGGCTCGGCGACCGTGAGCTGATGGAACCCACCCCGTTTGTCATGGAGTTCGACCTGGTCGGCGAGATCGCGTTCCGAGAACTCGCCTACGCCCCCTCATCCGACGGCGGCCCGCTGGAGACCGGGAAGAGCTTCACCGACATCGCGCCGCAGTTCTCCGCGTTCCAGGGAGAGCCCTTCGACCTCCCCACGCAGGTTCGTGCATTCGCCTGGCCGACCGTGGTCATCAGCGGCGACCGCGACATCCGCACCCCCAGAGCGACCGCGGAGAAGGTCGTCGCCCAAATACCGGGAGCGGTCCTGCTTCCGGTGCGCGATCACGGCCACAGCGCGCTGGACACCCACCCGTCCCTCGCGCTGGACGTGATGCACGCAATGACCCAGAACATTAGCGCCAACACGGAGGTCACCCGGGCGATGCTGCCCGCTGACCCGCACGGCGTTCGTGGTCTCATGCAGCGGATCGTCTCTGCCCGCCTCGCCTTCGCGAGAATCGTCCCGAACCCACTGAGCTGA
- a CDS encoding MerR family transcriptional regulator, with amino-acid sequence MTLATAGDLDEALARLDASHAVLHRQRQELRDLSVALHSVLDDAPLPAPTADRVSIGELATMLGVKTSTLRVWEDAGLLSAERDPHTQRRSYTEPQMHIARIIRLLRQGGYLFERISPVVGAISSAGSPAALERALDERSRSLSARSRQALKGAAELHNYAEQLESATDDRH; translated from the coding sequence ATGACCCTGGCCACAGCGGGAGACCTCGACGAAGCGTTAGCTCGGCTCGATGCCAGCCACGCGGTGCTGCATCGTCAACGCCAGGAACTGCGCGATCTATCGGTAGCGCTGCACTCCGTGCTCGACGACGCGCCACTTCCCGCCCCGACGGCAGATCGGGTCAGTATCGGCGAGCTGGCCACGATGCTCGGCGTGAAGACATCCACGCTTCGCGTCTGGGAAGACGCGGGGCTGCTCAGCGCAGAACGCGATCCGCACACCCAGCGCCGCTCATACACGGAGCCTCAAATGCACATCGCCCGGATCATCCGCCTGCTGCGACAAGGAGGGTATCTGTTCGAACGCATCAGCCCCGTCGTGGGAGCCATAAGCAGCGCAGGATCGCCAGCAGCACTGGAACGCGCGCTCGACGAGCGCTCTCGCTCCCTCAGCGCCCGCTCACGCCAGGCGCTCAAGGGAGCCGCCGAGCTACACAATTACGCCGAGCAACTGGAGTCAGCCACCGACGACAGGCACTGA
- a CDS encoding M23 family metallopeptidase, producing the protein MKKLLAAAVTFMLLAPMLGLLSIGVLVNPAVLNQGNCIASGVILGPIPDELEVTMKDGYTFTLNKQQLTHAGTIITVGSSIPGVGRDGILIALMAALTESTLRQLANTGTYPESGDYPNDGNGSDHDSLGLFQMRPQSGWGTVAELMDTTYQARAFYGGPDGPNYPSPRGLLDIPGWQQMDKGEAAQAVEVSAYPDRYQNYEPVARTILDTLTRNSSGGNGGGVPGDTNIPETSRLVFPLPTGSYVHTSSFGPRIDPITGEARLHAGTDWAAPDGTPIFSLADGLVTYAGMVDGYSGQITIEHTIGGEKVATKYIHMWAHGIHVTAGDRVTAGQHIGDVGSSGHSTGPHLHFQVHPGGANAPAVDAEPWLAEHGVEGIDAPVGGGPGCTT; encoded by the coding sequence ATGAAGAAGCTCCTCGCCGCCGCAGTCACGTTCATGCTGCTCGCCCCGATGCTCGGCCTGCTCAGCATCGGAGTGCTCGTGAACCCGGCCGTCCTCAACCAGGGGAACTGCATCGCCAGTGGTGTGATCCTCGGTCCGATCCCGGACGAGCTCGAGGTCACCATGAAGGACGGGTACACCTTCACGCTCAACAAGCAGCAGCTCACCCACGCGGGAACCATCATCACCGTCGGCAGCAGCATCCCCGGGGTGGGGCGGGACGGGATCTTGATTGCGTTGATGGCGGCGCTGACGGAGTCGACGCTGCGGCAGTTGGCGAACACCGGCACCTACCCCGAGAGCGGCGACTACCCGAACGACGGCAACGGCTCCGACCACGACAGCTTGGGCCTGTTCCAGATGCGCCCGCAGTCCGGGTGGGGCACGGTTGCCGAGCTCATGGACACGACCTATCAGGCGCGGGCGTTCTACGGCGGACCCGACGGTCCCAACTACCCCTCGCCGCGTGGGCTGCTCGATATTCCGGGGTGGCAGCAGATGGACAAGGGCGAAGCCGCCCAAGCCGTGGAAGTGTCTGCTTACCCGGATCGGTATCAGAACTACGAGCCCGTCGCCCGCACCATCCTCGACACCCTCACCCGCAACAGCAGCGGTGGGAATGGCGGCGGGGTGCCTGGGGACACGAATATCCCGGAGACGAGCCGGTTGGTGTTTCCGCTGCCGACGGGCAGCTATGTACACACCTCCTCGTTCGGACCGCGGATCGACCCCATCACCGGGGAGGCGCGCCTGCACGCCGGGACCGACTGGGCAGCCCCCGACGGCACACCGATCTTCTCGTTGGCCGACGGCCTGGTGACCTATGCGGGGATGGTCGATGGGTATTCGGGGCAGATCACCATCGAGCACACCATCGGTGGCGAGAAGGTCGCGACGAAGTACATCCACATGTGGGCACACGGCATCCACGTCACAGCCGGGGACCGCGTCACCGCAGGCCAACACATCGGCGACGTCGGATCCTCCGGCCACTCGACCGGCCCGCACCTGCATTTCCAAGTCCACCCCGGCGGAGCGAACGCCCCCGCCGTCGATGCAGAGCCGTGGCTCGCAGAGCACGGCGTGGAGGGCATCGACGCGCCGGTCGGTGGCGGACCGGGCTGCACCACCTGA
- a CDS encoding type IV secretion system protein has protein sequence MAGICDVPIISNVCDTVGEGAATLVAAPFDWLAQAIGAAASWIFQGVWAIFDSTTLVDITGAGYVGVYNVIFGIAIFVMLIFFCLQLITGLIRREPTALSRAALGLAKSVLGSFLVITLTATLLEIVDQLSIGIIQATGTTLEEMGGKIGVLVAGLTAINLTAPGAGAIITIFLSFLAICAAAIVWFSLLIRKALILVAVVMAPIALSGASWDATKDWFGKWASFVLALIFSKLVIVVVFLVAINQVNAPIDMDLSSIADPIAGIVLMFIAAFAPYMVYKFISFVGFDMYHVMSAEQESKQAMNRPMPLPGKPDGGGPQKVLDGGGGDGKNGGGGGNPPPPSGSPQPAAGANAGAGGGTTAASGGAATGSSGAAAGGGGAAAAGGAGAGAAAGPVGIAAVAGAKVAKGAAEAGPKLGGAIGRTADNHAGAANEGQAAPPPPDRSTPPAQPTTPAPSAPAAKPQTPPANNSSGGQAPPPKPTPKT, from the coding sequence GTGGCTGGTATCTGTGACGTCCCCATCATCAGCAACGTCTGCGACACCGTCGGCGAAGGCGCAGCCACCCTGGTCGCTGCACCATTCGACTGGCTCGCCCAAGCAATCGGAGCAGCCGCGTCCTGGATCTTCCAAGGCGTCTGGGCAATATTCGACTCCACCACCCTGGTCGACATCACCGGGGCCGGATATGTTGGCGTATACAACGTGATCTTCGGCATCGCGATCTTCGTCATGCTCATCTTCTTCTGCCTCCAACTCATCACCGGCCTCATCCGCCGCGAACCCACCGCCCTCTCCCGCGCCGCCCTCGGCTTAGCGAAGTCGGTGCTCGGCTCGTTCCTGGTCATCACGTTGACGGCAACACTGCTCGAGATCGTCGATCAACTCTCGATCGGGATCATCCAGGCCACCGGGACCACGTTGGAAGAGATGGGCGGGAAGATCGGTGTCCTCGTCGCAGGTCTCACCGCGATCAACCTCACCGCACCCGGTGCCGGCGCGATCATCACCATCTTCCTGTCGTTCCTCGCGATCTGCGCGGCAGCGATCGTCTGGTTCTCGCTACTCATCCGCAAAGCGCTGATCCTCGTCGCCGTCGTGATGGCACCCATTGCCCTATCGGGAGCGAGCTGGGATGCGACGAAGGACTGGTTCGGGAAATGGGCCAGCTTCGTGCTCGCGCTGATCTTCTCCAAACTCGTCATCGTCGTAGTGTTCCTCGTCGCGATCAACCAGGTCAACGCACCGATCGACATGGACCTCAGCTCGATTGCGGATCCAATCGCGGGGATCGTGCTGATGTTCATCGCCGCGTTCGCCCCCTACATGGTCTACAAATTCATCTCCTTCGTCGGCTTCGACATGTACCACGTCATGTCCGCCGAACAAGAGTCGAAGCAGGCCATGAACCGGCCCATGCCGCTCCCCGGGAAACCCGACGGCGGCGGCCCACAGAAAGTCCTCGACGGTGGGGGCGGCGACGGCAAAAACGGCGGTGGTGGTGGGAATCCGCCGCCACCGAGTGGTTCACCGCAGCCCGCTGCCGGAGCAAATGCAGGTGCCGGTGGCGGCACGACCGCAGCCTCGGGTGGTGCGGCGACAGGCTCGAGTGGTGCGGCTGCCGGTGGCGGCGGTGCTGCCGCAGCAGGCGGTGCCGGGGCCGGGGCGGCGGCTGGTCCGGTCGGGATCGCCGCTGTCGCAGGGGCGAAGGTCGCCAAGGGTGCAGCGGAGGCCGGCCCGAAGCTCGGCGGCGCGATTGGACGCACCGCCGACAACCACGCGGGAGCCGCCAACGAGGGGCAGGCCGCGCCACCACCCCCTGACCGGTCGACACCGCCCGCACAGCCCACCACACCGGCCCCGAGCGCGCCTGCGGCGAAGCCGCA
- a CDS encoding DNA-methyltransferase has translation MPDPTPPTRAPLTELPKPTFADDRATLYLGDAVETLPLLPEASIDALVTDPPYGLSFNGQTWDDASGFRESLPHIDTSAMSAPEVFETWCTAWAAGALRALKPGAYVAAFGGARTWHRMVRGIENAGFEIRDQIAWLHTTGMPKSMDLSHAIDKHHGMQRTDRIVQTTDHDGVLGATRTVLSKGTPVTEDAQQWDGWGTALRPAFEPIIIARKPPEGNLVRNVLKHGVGGINIDDGRFADGRWPTNVAFDPGQADALDVLTGTWQGESLSRKFPIFRFEHKPNAAERPRAFGVSHTTVKPLALMRWLITLVTPPRGVVLEPFAGSGTTVEAALGCGTRVVAVEKSADFLPLVTSRIERMLP, from the coding sequence ATGCCCGACCCCACCCCGCCGACCAGAGCGCCGCTGACCGAACTACCCAAGCCGACGTTCGCCGACGATCGGGCCACGCTCTATCTTGGGGACGCGGTCGAGACCCTCCCGCTCCTACCCGAGGCCAGCATCGACGCGCTGGTCACCGACCCGCCGTACGGGCTTAGCTTCAACGGGCAGACCTGGGACGACGCATCCGGGTTCCGGGAATCCCTCCCACACATCGACACCAGTGCGATGAGTGCACCGGAGGTGTTCGAGACGTGGTGCACGGCGTGGGCTGCGGGAGCATTGCGTGCGTTGAAGCCGGGTGCGTATGTTGCAGCGTTCGGTGGTGCACGCACCTGGCATCGCATGGTGCGTGGGATCGAGAATGCAGGGTTCGAAATCCGCGATCAGATTGCATGGCTGCACACCACCGGGATGCCCAAGAGCATGGACCTCTCGCACGCCATCGACAAGCACCACGGCATGCAACGCACCGACCGGATCGTGCAGACCACTGATCACGACGGGGTGCTCGGCGCGACCCGCACGGTCCTGTCCAAAGGCACCCCGGTCACCGAGGACGCGCAGCAGTGGGATGGATGGGGCACGGCACTGCGGCCGGCATTCGAGCCGATCATCATCGCCCGCAAGCCACCCGAAGGAAACCTCGTCCGCAACGTCCTCAAGCATGGCGTCGGCGGGATCAACATCGACGACGGCAGGTTCGCTGACGGCCGGTGGCCGACGAACGTCGCATTCGACCCCGGGCAGGCGGATGCGCTGGATGTGCTGACCGGGACGTGGCAGGGCGAGTCGCTGTCGCGGAAGTTCCCCATCTTTCGCTTCGAGCACAAACCCAACGCCGCGGAACGGCCCCGCGCGTTCGGGGTCTCGCACACGACGGTGAAGCCGCTGGCGCTGATGCGGTGGCTGATCACGCTCGTGACACCGCCTCGCGGGGTCGTGTTGGAGCCGTTCGCTGGGTCGGGAACGACGGTTGAAGCGGCGCTTGGTTGTGGGACTCGGGTTGTAGCGGTTGAGAAGAGCGCAGACTTCCTGCCACTGGTCACCTCCAGGATCGAGCGCATGTTGCCATAG
- a CDS encoding DUF6112 family protein, which produces MSVTTLTLLPAENVYPDLSGVGGRSTLIEIVGALLTIVLIVSVLMLIVSGIVWAVSSSAGNPQTATKGKVGVFVALGAAVLAGAGVTWMNFLLNLGDTL; this is translated from the coding sequence ATGTCCGTCACCACCCTGACGCTGCTACCGGCCGAGAACGTCTACCCCGACCTCTCCGGTGTCGGAGGCCGCTCCACCCTCATCGAGATCGTCGGCGCACTACTCACCATCGTGCTGATCGTCTCCGTCCTCATGCTCATCGTCTCCGGGATCGTCTGGGCCGTGTCCTCGTCGGCGGGGAACCCCCAGACCGCGACGAAAGGGAAGGTCGGGGTGTTCGTCGCCCTCGGAGCTGCCGTCCTCGCAGGTGCTGGGGTGACGTGGATGAACTTCCTGTTGAACCTCGGCGACACCCTGTAG
- a CDS encoding DUF6112 family protein encodes MLAVLDTLTTITAVLPAEIDVTPNDSGLPGISALRTVVGAVMTIGLILSVLALIISAVVWGFGSNSSNPHLASRGKVGVLISCGAAIITGASVTLINFFWNVGQTVS; translated from the coding sequence ATGCTTGCCGTTCTCGACACCCTCACCACCATCACCGCTGTTCTTCCGGCGGAGATCGACGTCACCCCCAATGACTCCGGCCTTCCCGGGATCAGCGCGCTGCGCACGGTCGTGGGTGCGGTGATGACGATCGGGCTGATCCTGTCCGTCCTCGCCCTCATCATCTCCGCCGTCGTCTGGGGCTTCGGCTCGAACAGCAGTAACCCTCATCTGGCGTCGCGGGGGAAGGTCGGGGTGCTGATCTCCTGCGGTGCGGCAATCATCACCGGCGCGAGTGTGACGCTGATCAACTTCTTCTGGAACGTCGGCCAGACCGTCTCCTAA
- a CDS encoding TetR/AcrR family transcriptional regulator, with translation MTNERQRDRILDAAATLAVEAGLDAVTVRAVAGAAGVGMGTLRHYFPAQGALHTAVVQRVLEDTIENFDIQDTTLDPGDRLARCVLQFLPDEATERQLLEVWFGMYRHALEPGANSAAVSFLEVAVRRSHARITAWLEQLADEGSIDGDRVDESVLLLSALVSGICLEIVTPGAAMTVASARNLLDRSARDLIVKEHA, from the coding sequence ATGACGAATGAGCGGCAGCGGGACCGGATCCTTGATGCTGCGGCGACGTTGGCGGTGGAGGCCGGTCTTGACGCGGTGACGGTGCGCGCGGTCGCCGGGGCCGCCGGTGTGGGAATGGGGACGCTGCGGCACTACTTCCCGGCGCAGGGCGCGTTGCACACTGCGGTGGTGCAGCGGGTGCTGGAGGACACGATCGAGAACTTCGACATCCAGGACACGACTCTGGACCCGGGTGATCGTCTTGCCCGGTGCGTGCTGCAGTTCCTCCCGGATGAGGCCACCGAACGGCAACTGCTGGAGGTGTGGTTCGGGATGTACCGGCACGCGCTCGAGCCGGGTGCGAACAGTGCGGCGGTCAGTTTCCTCGAAGTGGCTGTGCGGCGCTCCCATGCCCGGATCACCGCCTGGCTGGAGCAGCTTGCCGACGAAGGATCCATTGACGGGGATCGCGTCGATGAATCCGTGTTGCTGCTGAGCGCGCTCGTGTCAGGGATCTGTCTGGAGATCGTCACGCCGGGTGCGGCGATGACGGTGGCCTCCGCGCGGAATCTGCTGGATCGGTCCGCGCGGGACCTGATCGTGAAGGAGCACGCATGA
- a CDS encoding ParB N-terminal domain-containing protein, with product MSRGHLVLEHATDQIIDGHSYRRDLGELEELTESIRRFGLLSPIVITTGNVLISGNRRLAVMRALGHRTVPVWVVQGVSDKLSTVLAIQDENTLHKMLTPIEQAELYEELKQLYAEENARKQESTQFGSLTRTPDTNVHVEGGEESGVRGSEHGGVDSTPPQPAGTGAGGKTRIQAAKAVTGRDSHSMLDQVVELKQIAASDAEHPEVRQAAAEALLELNTDGKVNGRYLRVKLLQALNTLDRWALDPDEPDAVREAAAAELELVKAQEHPKDAMKEVTRALSRVGQLRKDAAALAPREGWKDADPLLRQKHAIRKLVDLLRREHGWWDRYNPTDFGQYADAEQWELVQTYITETATFLDQARTARMTSEENADADV from the coding sequence ATGAGTCGGGGTCATTTGGTGTTGGAGCATGCGACGGATCAGATCATCGATGGTCATTCCTACCGGCGTGACCTTGGGGAGTTGGAGGAGTTGACGGAGTCGATCCGACGGTTCGGGTTGCTGTCGCCGATCGTGATCACCACCGGCAACGTCCTCATCTCCGGCAACCGTCGCCTCGCTGTCATGCGCGCCCTCGGGCACCGCACGGTCCCGGTGTGGGTTGTGCAGGGCGTCTCGGACAAGCTCTCCACCGTGCTGGCGATCCAGGACGAGAACACCCTCCACAAGATGCTCACCCCCATCGAACAAGCAGAGCTCTACGAGGAGCTCAAGCAGCTTTACGCCGAAGAGAACGCCCGCAAGCAGGAGAGCACCCAGTTCGGCTCTCTCACCCGCACCCCCGACACCAACGTTCACGTTGAGGGTGGGGAGGAGTCGGGTGTTCGCGGGAGTGAACACGGTGGTGTTGATTCAACACCACCGCAACCGGCAGGTACCGGTGCCGGTGGGAAGACGCGCATCCAAGCCGCGAAAGCCGTCACCGGCCGGGACTCTCACTCGATGCTCGACCAGGTCGTGGAGCTCAAGCAGATCGCCGCATCCGATGCCGAGCATCCCGAGGTGCGGCAAGCCGCCGCCGAAGCGCTCCTCGAGCTCAACACGGACGGGAAGGTCAACGGCCGCTACCTGCGAGTGAAGCTCCTCCAAGCACTGAACACCCTCGACAGGTGGGCGCTCGACCCGGACGAGCCGGACGCGGTGCGTGAGGCGGCTGCGGCGGAGCTCGAGCTGGTGAAGGCGCAGGAGCATCCCAAGGATGCGATGAAGGAAGTAACGCGGGCGCTTTCCCGGGTGGGGCAGTTGCGGAAGGATGCCGCCGCGCTCGCTCCACGGGAGGGGTGGAAGGACGCGGACCCGTTGCTGCGGCAGAAACACGCCATCCGCAAGCTCGTCGATCTGCTGCGCCGGGAGCACGGCTGGTGGGACCGCTACAACCCGACCGACTTCGGCCAGTACGCCGATGCCGAGCAGTGGGAACTCGTCCAGACCTACATCACCGAAACCGCAACATTCCTCGACCAGGCCCGCACTGCACGAATGACGAGCGAGGAGAACGCTGATGCCGACGTTTGA